From the Pediococcus acidilactici genome, the window TCTTATGGTGGAAATTAGCAAAGGATTTCCAGAGTTAGGAATCCTGTAAAATAGCCGCGACCCGGCGTTTTAAGTCTGGAACCACTTGTTCTTCAAACCATGGATTTCTTGCCAACCAGATATTATTTCTGGGTGAAGGGTGGACTAGTGGAAAATACTTTGGTAAGAACGATTGGTAATTTTTTACCAACTCCGTGGTGGTCGTCTTCGGAGTGGTTTTTAAGTAATAACGTTGCGAGTAAGCACCAATCAATAAGGTTAATTGGATATTAAGCATGGCAGCCACCATCTGGGGATGCCATTTTTCAGCAACGGCCTTACGGGGAGGAATATCCCCGCTTTTACCTTTTCCGGGATAGTAAAAATCCATTGGCAGAACGGCGATTTTGCCAGAATTGTAAAAGGTCTCGCGTGAAATGCCCATCCAGTCCCGAAGCCGATCGCCACTCTTGTCATTCCAGATGATTTCTGTATCCTGCACGCGTTTGCCGGGCGCTTGACCGACAATCAGGATTCGCGCTTGGGGATTGAGCATGTAAATGGGGTGCCATCCTTTTTCAGTAAAGACGGCATTTTGGGGGTCTTGCATGATTTCTTTGAAAAACGGCATTTGGTAATCCAAGCAAATTCTCCTTTCTATTAGGAAACTATCTTCAGTATACATCATTGAAAACGTTATCTTGAGAATAACGCTAGCAACTAGCGCGTTCTTTGTTATAATTATCAGAGTAAATAGTAATGATTACTCTTTAGGAGGAAGAAGATGCGCTTAAGACGAAGTTGGGTAGCAGGACTAGTTTTGCTGCTAACTGGGGTAGTCTTGCTTGGAGGTTGTACGACAACTAAGCAGACTGATTCTAGCAAAATTCAAGTAGTTAGTTCGCTTAATTTTTATGGCGATGTCGCAAAAAAGGTTGGTGGCAAGTACGTTAAGGTAACGAACATTATTCAAAATGCAGCTACCGACCCGCATGATTTTGAACCAACGACTAAGACGGCCAAACTCATGGTGGATGCTGATTTAGTAATTGAAAACGGGATGGGGACGGATGCCTGGATGCAACGGATCACTCCTCATAAAAAAGGGCTTCAGGTAATTAACCTGGGTCATTTGATGAATAAAAAGGACGGCGAAAATCCCCATTTATGGTACGATTTAGCAACTATGAAACGCTTAGCGAACCAGGTGGCTAAACAGTTAAGCAAGAAAGACCCGCAACACCGTGAATTCTATCAGCAAAATGCTCAGAAATACGTCAAATCATTGCAACCAATCCAAAAGAAGATTGACGAAATTAAACAACAAAGTTCGGGAAGAAAAGTTGCGGTTACCGAGCCAGTTTATGACTACACCCTGCACGAATTGGGCTACCAAATTAGCGACCGGAAATTTGCGCTTGCAATTGAAAACGAGACGGATCCTTCGCCAAAAACGGTGGAAAGCTTGCAACAAGATCTTAAGCAGCGTCGGGTGCAGTTCATCGTTAACAACCAACAAACTGGTAATAAAGTAATTGACGAAGTCCTAAAGATGGCTAAAAAACATCACGTTCCCGTCGTCAACGTTACGGAAACGATGCCGGACGACAAATCTTATCAAGAGTGGATGATTAGCCAACTAGATCAAATTAGTAAAATAATAAGAGGGAAAAATTAATGACGGAGACATTGGTTCAAGTACACGACTTAACGGTCGAATTTCCGGGACAAAAGCTTTTCAATCATTTAAGCTTTAACATTGACCGGGGCGAATTTTTAAGTGTAATTGGTGAAAATGGGGTCGGCAAGACCACCTTAATTAGGACGTTGTTGCACCAAGTTAAGCCTACCCACGGAGAGATTAAGTTTCGGTCGGCAGTGAACATTGGGTACGTGCCTCAATTTAGAAATATTGACCGAGACTATCCGTTATCCATTCGGGACTTTGTAGCCCTAAATTTGCAAGAAAGTCGGTTACCGTGGTTATCCAAAAAAGAACGCCAGCAACTAGACAAAATTTTGCAAGAAACGGGCTTGGTGGAAATCCAAAACACCCGGATGGGACGGGCATCTGGTGGACAAAAGCAAAGGGCGTATTTAGCTCAGGCGTTGGTCGATCAGCCCGATTTGTTAATCTTAGACGAGTCTACTGCAAGTTTGGATAGCGTCCGTAAATACGAACTATTTGACTTAGTGCAACATTTTAATCGGCGGCACGGGTTAACTGTACTATCAATTACGCACGATTTCGATTTAATGAAAAAATATTCCGACAAGTACTTATTGTTGAAAGAAGACCGGTGCGCGTTGGGCGAAGTCAGCGATATTCACAGTGAGGAGGATTTGCCCAATGTTTAGTTTTGAATTTATGCAAAATGCCTACATCGCCGGAACCTTCATCGCCATCATTTGTGGGATTATGGGAGTATACGTAGTGGGTCGTAACATGTCGTTCTTGTCCCACATGCTTTCAGAAATTGGATTTTCTGGGGCGGCGTTCGGAATTTTTATGGGATGGCAAGCCTTAACGGGGATGTTGCTGTTTACCATTGTGAGCTCAATTTTGATTGGTAAAATGAGTATGCAAGCTTCACGACGAGAATCGGCAATTTCGGCAGTTTCTAGTTTGTTTTTGGGGCTTGGAATCTTATTTCTTTCAATTTCAAACAAAAACGTCAGTTACGCTACTAACATTTTGTTTGGGAGCGTAATTGGGATTGGTCGGTCGGAAGTTCGCCAAGTATTGTTGCTCACCATCGTGGCCTTAGCCTTCATTTTATTGATGTACCGACCACTTAAATTTGACTCGTTTGACCATGTAGGTGCTTCTGTAAAGGGGATCCACACGAACTTCATTTCAATTATCTTTTTAGTGGTACTAGCGTTAAGCGTTAGTACGGCAGCCCAAATTGTGGGTTCGTTGTTAATTTTCGTGTTACTAACGTTACCGGCGGCTGCCGCAAAAATTGTGGCTAAAACGGTGAGTGGCATGATGTTGTTTGCGGTAGGCGCCGCTTTGGTAGGCGTTTGGCTAGGACTCTACTTGGGCTACGTAACGAGTTGGCCAGTAAGTTTCTTCATTGCTTTAATCGAATGCGTAGTGTACTTTGGAGCAATGTTACTGGGAAGAAAAGATTAGAACACTTCGATATTCGGTATGAATTAAAAAACTAACTAAATTAGGGGATTAGTCGCAAGTTCAGCGATTGATCCCCTAATTTAGTTGAGCGAAGAAATTGGGAGATTGGGGCACGTTTTGGCTGTGCGACAACCAGTTGGATCTTTTGCCTAATATATTTAAATTTAACGATTGCGCCGGGCTATTTTTTGTTCTGCTTAATCTTTATGAAGTTTAGTAATAAATTCTATTAAGGTTTTCGCCTAAACCCGAACATTGTCCTTGAACTGTGGTATGATATTGGTTAATGAGAACAATTTTCTAATAGACAAACGAAGTGGAGTGAAAGCAATGAAACTGAAGCGTAGTGAACGGCTGATTGATATGACTAACTACCTTATTAATCATCCCCGCACACTAATAACTTCTGGATTTTTCGTTAAGCGATATTCATCCGCTAAATCTTCGATTAGTGAAGATTTATCAATTATGAAATCAACTTTAGCAAAAAGACAGTTAGGAACCATTGAAATTACTAATGGAGCAGCCGGTGGAATTAAATATTTACCAGGAATTGGAAAAGCAGAGGCCCAAAGGGTTATTCAGGATTTGACGGAACAACTTTCTGATCCGGATCGCAAGCTGCCTGGTGGATATCTATATATGTCCGATTTATTGGGTCACCCGGACACCTTGCGTGCAATTGGGCGGATGCTAGCCAGTGAGTACGTATTTTCCGACGTTGACGCGGTAATGACCGTAGAAACTAAGGGAATCCCGCTAGCTCAAGCAGTAGCTAATTATTTAAACGTTCCGTTCATCATCGTGCGGCACGAATCGGTAATTACGGAAGGATCGACAATTTCGGTCAATTACGTATCCCGTTCTTCGGAACGCATCCAAAAAATGGAGCTTTCTAAACGCAGTTTACAACGCGGGATGAAGGTTTTAATTGTGGATGACTTCATGAAGGGTGGCGGCACCGTTCATGCAATGGTTGATTTGCTGAAAGAATTTGAAGCAGAATTGATTGGAATTTCGGTTTTAGCTGAAGGAACTTATAAAGGGCAACGGGCAATTGAAGATTTTACTTCGTTGTTAAACGTGGATACTTCCCAAGCCGGACAAGTTCGAATTAAGGCCGGAAACTATTTTGAAAGAAATTTTAAAGAAGACACTAAGGAGTAATTGTAGCAATGGTGAAAAGTACGATTATTTTAGCAGCGGGTCAAGGAACCCGGATGAAGTCAAAATTATATAAGGTATTACATCCCGTTTGCGGTAAAGCGATGGTGGACCACGTTTTAACCCAAGTTGAAAAAACGGATATGGACCACGTGGTTACCGTAATTGGTCACGGTGCAGAAAAAGTTCGGGAATTGCTTGGGGACCGGACGGAATACGCGGTTCAAAAGGAACAACTTGGCACAGGGCACGCCGTTTTACAAGCCGAAGACATTTTAGGTGACAAAGACGGGATTACGATGATTGTTAGTGGCGACACACCGTTGTTTACCGCTAAAACTTTTGAAAACTTATTTGAATATCATCGTCAAAAGGGCGCTGCGGCTACAATTCTCACTGCGCGGACCGATAATCCGTTCTCCTACGGCCGGATTGTGCGTAACGACCTTGGGGTGGTGGATAAGATTGTTGAACAAAAGGATGCCACTCGTGAAGAAGCAGAAATCACGGAAATTAATACCGGAGTTTACTGTTTTGACAATCAGAAATTGTTCAAGGCTTTGCACCAAGTTAAAAATGACAATGCTCAAGGAGAATACTACCTTCCTGACGTAATTGGAATTATGAAGGCGGCTGGTGAAATTGTCGCAGCTTACGAAATGGATGACTTCAGCGAATCAATGGGAGTTAACGACCGGGTGGCCCTTTCGAAGGCAACTAAGGTAATGCAACAACGCATCAACGAAGTACACATGCGTAATGGAGTAACCATTGTGGATCCGGAAAATACATACATTGATTACGGGATTGAAATTGGCGCTGACACCGTAATTGAACCAGGAGTTCAACTACAAGGTCAAACCAAGATTGGTTCGGACTGCGTAATTGGTGCACATTCTAAGATCGTAGACTCAACTATTGAAGACCGGGTTACGGTTACCTCTTCACAAATTGAACAGGCCATCATGCACCACGACAGCAATATTGGACCAAATAGCCACTTGCGTCCAAAAGCTGAAATTGGCGAATTTGTGCACGTCGGTAATTACTGTGAAGTTAAGAATGCTAAATTGGGGGCCCGGACTAAGATGGGCCACTTAAGCTATGTTGGGGATGCAGATGTAGGTACGGATATCAACATTGGTTGTGGCGTGGTATTCGTTAACTACGATGGCATCAACAAGCATCACACTACGGTGGGTGACTACTCGTTCATTGGTAGCAACGCCAACATCGTGGCCCCAGTTAAATTAGCGGACCACAGCTACGTAGCTGCTGGTTCAACCATCACTGGCGACGTTAACCAATACGAAATGGGAATTGCCCGGGGCCGGCAAGTTAACAAGGAAGGTTACTTCAAAAAACTTCCGGTTTACGAAGCAGCTTTAGAAGCTGAAAAAGAAAATCAACGTGATTAATCATTACTAATTTGATCCCTCAAGCACGCTGAGGTCACTTTTCTTAGAACTACAATTATTTTCTGAAATAATTAAATAAAAGCAGGTTTAAAAAGTTTGTTTATTTATATTAGGCAATCAATTTCCAATATTGGAAATCGATTGCCTAATTTTATTAATATGTGTATTATTTCAAGGGCTAATGGAGTTTTGCACAGCTTTAATTACTTTAGGCTTAGGGCTTTTAAATTCTATTTGATTATAGAACTTTTCAAACCTTTGTGTGGAAAAACGTATCTATAGGGCATTATCAGCAGATGTTTCCTTTTGGGGACATGTTCTGATGATGCCTTTTTCTTTGTAATAATAAATTCTTAAAGGGGTATCTATTTATTGAGAATGTAAATAAAAAATTATTTCTAAATTGTTCCTTTCGCAATTTGAATAATGTAATTAAGAAGACAATTAGATAAAATCGGAGCTTCTTATCCCATTAGAAGTAAGTTGCTATTAATTTGTAGATAGATTTTAAGTGTTTATCAGCATAAATTTCATTAAAGTTTTGACTAATTTATTTTTAAATGATACTATGACCATGCTTTTGTGACCGATTGGTCACGGAAAACATTTCAGAAAGTAGGTATAAAATGTCAGAGTCGATTGTGTCTAATTATGAACAGTGGTTAAACTTAGCAGAAATGCCTGAGAATAAGCGAAAAATTCTGGAAGCCACTATTAAACTTTATTCAAAACAGGGGATATCCAACACTTCGACCAGTCAAATAGCAAAAGAAGCTGGTTTATCAAAAGCTCTAATTTTTAAGTTCTTTACTAATAAACATGATTTAACGATGAACTTAATTACTCCTGTCTTGGATCATATACTACCAGTTTTTACTTCCGATTTTTTTGGAGATCTTGAAAAAAACACAGAAGTAAAAGAGATTATCCGTTACATTGTTTTTAATCGTTATCAATTCCTCATAGAAAATAAAGACATTGTCTTAATTTTTTTGTCAGAAATAATGGTAAACGAAGAGTTACAACAAAAATTTTTTTCGTATATTGATTCCAACAACAAAATTATGTGGTTAAAAGAAAAGCCCCATTTTTTGAAGATTAATGAACAAATCACGTTATCGAGTTTATTTTTGACAATTGCTAGTCAGATTCTTATGCTGTTTGTTCAATGTACGATTTTTAATAAAGAAATGACTAAACAACAACAAAATCAACGCTTAGAAGAGATCGTTACCTTAATTTACAATGGGGTTAAAAATAGAAAGGAATAACAGCTATGTATCTTGCAATAAAAGAAATTTTACACAACAAACTTCGCTACAGTCTGGTCCTAGTTACAATTTTTCTTATATCTTTTATGGTCTACTTTATGACAAGTCTAGCAATTGGTTTGGTACGAGATAATCGAACCGCAGTGGATAACTGGGATTCAACACGAGTAACACTTTCAAAATATTCAAATAAGAATTTAACAGCCTCTTTTATCACTGAGAATAAATATAAAGATAAACTGTCCGATGACGCGGTTCCCCTAGGATATATGTTCGCTGTAACAAATAAAAAAAATGATAACACGACAGTGAATGCTTCAATTTTTGCTCAAAATTGGAACAGCTTTATTGCTCCTAAATTAATTAAGGGTCACTATCCTAGAACTAAAAATGAAGTGGTTATTGATCAATCAATGAAAAATTATAATATCGGAATAGGTGATCATATACAGTTAAACGGAAGTACAGATGAATATAAAGTTGTTGGTCTAACCAATAATAGTAAATTTTTTACCATACCCGTCATTTATACTGATTTATCCACCTATTGGAAACTACAACATACTGAAACAACCACAAAAACCATCTCAGCCATTGTTCAAAAAAATAATGTTAATATTTCTGGAAAAGGATTAGTGACAGTAACTGCACAAGATATGATAAGTAATATTCCTGGCTACACACCAGAAGTAAATGTGTTTATGGGGATGATTATTGCTTTAGTAGTAATTACTTGTTTAGTGGTCGGTATTTTCATTTACATTATCGTGATTCAGAAATTGGGACTTTATGGCATTATGCGTGCACAAGGTATTCAAGCCAAAACAATTATCTGGTCTCTATTTTGTCAAATATTCGTCTTATCAGGTATGGGCGTCTTACTAGCGCTTGTTGGTGTATGGGCAGTAAAATTTGTTTTACCATCAACACTTTTCTTCTATCCTAGCTGGCAAGCCTATTCTCTTCTAAGTTTAGCAATTATTATAATGGCTCTCTTAGGGGGACTATTCTCGTTGCCTAAAATTTTGAAAATTGATCCTATAGAAGCGATTGGAGATTAAATTATGAATTTAGTAAAAATGAAGAATGTCACTAAGAAATATGGGAGCGGACATACGCTAACACAAGCTCTATTTCCTACTAATTTTGAATTGCAGGAAGGAGAGTTTGCTGCTATCATCGGGCCCTCAGGATCAGGAAAAACAACTTTCTTAACCACACTGGGAAACTTGCAAACGCCAACTAGTGGACAAATAACCATAAAAAATAAAGATACAACACAGATGAATGAAAAAGAAAAAACAACCTTACGTTTTAAGGAGTTTGGCTTTATTTTGCAAGCGTCGAACCTGATTCCATTTTTGAATATTCAAGAACAGTTAGATTTAATAGATCGTTTGGACAAGTCAAATTCAAAAAAAATGAATCGAGAAGAATTATTAGATTTGTTAGACCTAAAAAAGGTACTAAAATCTTATCCAAAAGATTTATCCGGTGGGGAGCGACAGAGAGCAGCAATTGCACGTGCTTTATACAATAACCCAAGCATCATATTAGCTGATGAACCCACAGCTAGCCTTGATACAGAACGTGCCCATCAAGTTGTTGATCTACTTGCACGAATTGCTCACGAATATAATCGGGGTGTGATCATGATTACTCACGACATGCGTTTATTAGATAAAGTCGACCAAGTTTACACTATGCAGGATGGAAAATTGTCACGTGGAAATGCTTTAGAATATGATTGATAATAATGTACGACGTCCGCATAAAAGTAAAATCACGTTAAGCGACTAACACCTATGAAATAGATATAAGATTCCCTAACCTAGCATATATTGGGGGTGTTTAGTTGTACATGCTTTCATCTTCTAAAAGTGAAGAAGGTGCTCTTAAACTCTATTGTAAGATCGCCTAGTAAATATAGAAGCGGTAAGGAATAAATACAGCATATTCTTGTATTTATTTGCTTGATACTGATTATTTCGTTTCTATACTGAAAGACGCTTTATTTTTTAATTAGAATGGTTTTTTCATGTTTATTAATCTTTACCAAAATCCATATTCAATTAACTTATATAGATAAAACTATTTTTTGGTGATTAAGGAAGGTTACTTCAAAAAACTTCCGGTTTACGAAGCAGCTTTAGAAGCTGAAAAAGAAAATCAACGTGACTAATCATTACTAAATTGATCCCTCAAGCACGCAGGTTGCTTGAGGGATTTTTTGTGTGGCGAAAATTTTGATCGGTAAAAAATACACTATTTTGCGCAAGATTGTAATAATATTAAGAACTATTTTGATAAGGCATAACAATTTTTTGCGGGTTACCGTGTCAGCCATTTTTAAAATTTAATGAAATGGTATATTGAAAAAGTGGAAACGATTTCTTTGATTATTTGGAGGGGATAGAATGTTAAAAAGTATAAAGTATAGCGCAGCAGTTGCTGCAGTTGGATTGTTATTAGGCGGTACGGTATCCGCTAGTGCGGCAAGTTTCACCACGGCAAGCAAGACGGAACAAAAGGATCAGACCGAAAAAGTCTTTACATACGCCAAAAATGACCTTTTAAAGAAGAATCAAGATCTTGCTAAAGATATGGATTCTGGTAAAACTACCAAGGCCAAATTGTTTGATAAGAAGGCTTACCCAGGAGTAGGAGCTAGTGATGGTTACCAAGATTTGTTAGTTGGATTGAAACGTCAAGGATACAAGTTTACTGATCAAGACAAACAATTGGTTAAGAAAAACTTGATTGTTTCAAAAAAGAGTACGCCTAAGCAATTAGCAAATGCCATTATTGGACTTCAAGCTGTGGGCTTTAATCCTAAGGCATATAAAACTAATGGTGAAAAGCTAAACCTAGTAAAAATGCTTTACCAAAATAAGAAAGTATTGAATAAAAAGACAACTACTAATGAACAAGCTCAAGTTTTAGTAGCGCTGAAGTCAAATAAGAAATTCAAGGCTCCTAAGAAAGCTAAATTTACGGTAAAGAAATTAAGCAACAAGCTGGCTAAAAAGCAGATTAAGGTCACTAACCATAAGAGTAAGAACTATAAGAATGATGGTGGTTGGGCATATAACGATGATGCTGCTAGCGTAGACGCGGACACTACCGCCATGACTTTAAACGCCCTAGAAATGAGTAAGAGCAAGAACAAGACAGTTAAAAAAGCAATTACTAAAGGTCGTCATTATTTGAAAGTTAACGTTAATAAAGACGGTGGCTTTGGTATGGATGGTAAGTCCAACGCCAACTCCAATGCTGAAGTTATCACAGCATTATCAATGAACAAAAAGTCTTTCAAGAAAATTAACCAAGTTAAGTTGAATGACAAACAAGAAAGCTCCACATTAAAGAACACCTTGTCCTTTGTTAAGAAAGACGGTTCTATTAAGGATGCATACGATCAAACCATGGGTGTGGGACAAGTCCTCGTTGCGCTTAGTGCATACCACAACGGAAAATATGCTAACAATGGAGTTTATCAATTTAAGTAAGGATTGAGGAAGGCTAATGAAACGAAAATGGTTTTCGCTTTTAGTGGCGGTAGTCCTAATTATCGGTGTGGCAATTGGCTTTGGTGGAATTTTACATTCTAAAAGTTCCGGTAATGATGATTTAGGTTTTAGCAATGCTAAAGTTGACCCAGATAAGGTGCAAGTCACGGTTGAAACGGATTTAAAACAGCCCAAAAAGAACCAGCAAATTCTCTTTGATAAACAAATTAAGTATCAAAAAGGGATGACGGCGTTTAGCGCCCTCAAAAAAGTTGCCGGCAAACAAGTGGGCTACCAGAACGGGGCAACCGTATATGTCAATCGAATTGGTAAATACACTGAAAATGACGTCCATTCGGGGACGGGCTGGAAATATTACGTTAACAATGGCAAAGATATTGCTAAAGCAGCCAATTTAAAAACGTTAAAGGCCGGAGACCATTTGTATTGGAGATTTGTTGATGGATACAAATAAAGTGAGACGTCCAATGTTTATTGGGCCGATTGGTTGTGGGAAAACCACCCTATTACAGCGAATCAATCATTTAGAAATGCATTACAATAAAACGCAGTCAATTGAGTTTTATAACAACATTATTGATACTCCTGGTGAGTA encodes:
- a CDS encoding ABC transporter ATP-binding protein; amino-acid sequence: MMNLVKMKNVTKKYGSGHTLTQALFPTNFELQEGEFAAIIGPSGSGKTTFLTTLGNLQTPTSGQITIKNKDTTQMNEKEKTTLRFKEFGFILQASNLIPFLNIQEQLDLIDRLDKSNSKKMNREELLDLLDLKKVLKSYPKDLSGGERQRAAIARALYNNPSIILADEPTASLDTERAHQVVDLLARIAHEYNRGVIMITHDMRLLDKVDQVYTMQDGKLSRGNALEYD
- a CDS encoding ABC transporter permease → MYLAIKEILHNKLRYSLVLVTIFLISFMVYFMTSLAIGLVRDNRTAVDNWDSTRVTLSKYSNKNLTASFITENKYKDKLSDDAVPLGYMFAVTNKKNDNTTVNASIFAQNWNSFIAPKLIKGHYPRTKNEVVIDQSMKNYNIGIGDHIQLNGSTDEYKVVGLTNNSKFFTIPVIYTDLSTYWKLQHTETTTKTISAIVQKNNVNISGKGLVTVTAQDMISNIPGYTPEVNVFMGMIIALVVITCLVVGIFIYIIVIQKLGLYGIMRAQGIQAKTIIWSLFCQIFVLSGMGVLLALVGVWAVKFVLPSTLFFYPSWQAYSLLSLAIIIMALLGGLFSLPKILKIDPIEAIGD
- a CDS encoding zinc ABC transporter substrate-binding protein encodes the protein MRLRRSWVAGLVLLLTGVVLLGGCTTTKQTDSSKIQVVSSLNFYGDVAKKVGGKYVKVTNIIQNAATDPHDFEPTTKTAKLMVDADLVIENGMGTDAWMQRITPHKKGLQVINLGHLMNKKDGENPHLWYDLATMKRLANQVAKQLSKKDPQHREFYQQNAQKYVKSLQPIQKKIDEIKQQSSGRKVAVTEPVYDYTLHELGYQISDRKFALAIENETDPSPKTVESLQQDLKQRRVQFIVNNQQTGNKVIDEVLKMAKKHHVPVVNVTETMPDDKSYQEWMISQLDQISKIIRGKN
- a CDS encoding DUF4430 domain-containing protein, yielding MKRKWFSLLVAVVLIIGVAIGFGGILHSKSSGNDDLGFSNAKVDPDKVQVTVETDLKQPKKNQQILFDKQIKYQKGMTAFSALKKVAGKQVGYQNGATVYVNRIGKYTENDVHSGTGWKYYVNNGKDIAKAANLKTLKAGDHLYWRFVDGYK
- a CDS encoding ATP-binding cassette domain-containing protein, with protein sequence MTETLVQVHDLTVEFPGQKLFNHLSFNIDRGEFLSVIGENGVGKTTLIRTLLHQVKPTHGEIKFRSAVNIGYVPQFRNIDRDYPLSIRDFVALNLQESRLPWLSKKERQQLDKILQETGLVEIQNTRMGRASGGQKQRAYLAQALVDQPDLLILDESTASLDSVRKYELFDLVQHFNRRHGLTVLSITHDFDLMKKYSDKYLLLKEDRCALGEVSDIHSEEDLPNV
- the purR gene encoding pur operon repressor, coding for MKLKRSERLIDMTNYLINHPRTLITSGFFVKRYSSAKSSISEDLSIMKSTLAKRQLGTIEITNGAAGGIKYLPGIGKAEAQRVIQDLTEQLSDPDRKLPGGYLYMSDLLGHPDTLRAIGRMLASEYVFSDVDAVMTVETKGIPLAQAVANYLNVPFIIVRHESVITEGSTISVNYVSRSSERIQKMELSKRSLQRGMKVLIVDDFMKGGGTVHAMVDLLKEFEAELIGISVLAEGTYKGQRAIEDFTSLLNVDTSQAGQVRIKAGNYFERNFKEDTKE
- a CDS encoding uracil-DNA glycosylase family protein; protein product: MDYQMPFFKEIMQDPQNAVFTEKGWHPIYMLNPQARILIVGQAPGKRVQDTEIIWNDKSGDRLRDWMGISRETFYNSGKIAVLPMDFYYPGKGKSGDIPPRKAVAEKWHPQMVAAMLNIQLTLLIGAYSQRYYLKTTPKTTTTELVKNYQSFLPKYFPLVHPSPRNNIWLARNPWFEEQVVPDLKRRVAAILQDS
- a CDS encoding TetR/AcrR family transcriptional regulator; its protein translation is MSESIVSNYEQWLNLAEMPENKRKILEATIKLYSKQGISNTSTSQIAKEAGLSKALIFKFFTNKHDLTMNLITPVLDHILPVFTSDFFGDLEKNTEVKEIIRYIVFNRYQFLIENKDIVLIFLSEIMVNEELQQKFFSYIDSNNKIMWLKEKPHFLKINEQITLSSLFLTIASQILMLFVQCTIFNKEMTKQQQNQRLEEIVTLIYNGVKNRKE
- the glmU gene encoding bifunctional UDP-N-acetylglucosamine diphosphorylase/glucosamine-1-phosphate N-acetyltransferase GlmU, whose amino-acid sequence is MVKSTIILAAGQGTRMKSKLYKVLHPVCGKAMVDHVLTQVEKTDMDHVVTVIGHGAEKVRELLGDRTEYAVQKEQLGTGHAVLQAEDILGDKDGITMIVSGDTPLFTAKTFENLFEYHRQKGAAATILTARTDNPFSYGRIVRNDLGVVDKIVEQKDATREEAEITEINTGVYCFDNQKLFKALHQVKNDNAQGEYYLPDVIGIMKAAGEIVAAYEMDDFSESMGVNDRVALSKATKVMQQRINEVHMRNGVTIVDPENTYIDYGIEIGADTVIEPGVQLQGQTKIGSDCVIGAHSKIVDSTIEDRVTVTSSQIEQAIMHHDSNIGPNSHLRPKAEIGEFVHVGNYCEVKNAKLGARTKMGHLSYVGDADVGTDINIGCGVVFVNYDGINKHHTTVGDYSFIGSNANIVAPVKLADHSYVAAGSTITGDVNQYEMGIARGRQVNKEGYFKKLPVYEAALEAEKENQRD
- a CDS encoding metal ABC transporter permease — encoded protein: MFSFEFMQNAYIAGTFIAIICGIMGVYVVGRNMSFLSHMLSEIGFSGAAFGIFMGWQALTGMLLFTIVSSILIGKMSMQASRRESAISAVSSLFLGLGILFLSISNKNVSYATNILFGSVIGIGRSEVRQVLLLTIVALAFILLMYRPLKFDSFDHVGASVKGIHTNFISIIFLVVLALSVSTAAQIVGSLLIFVLLTLPAAAAKIVAKTVSGMMLFAVGAALVGVWLGLYLGYVTSWPVSFFIALIECVVYFGAMLLGRKD